The region TTCTCGCACCTGGTAGTTGCCGAGTGCCTGCTAGCGTCCGAGATACAGCCGCTCCACTTCCGGATTGCGCCGAAGGTCAGCGACCGGACCGCTCAGCCGGATGCGTCCCTTCTGGAGCACATACGCCCGGGAGGCCAGGCCCAGCGCAAGATAGGCATTTTGCTCGACCATCAGCACGGTCGTCCCGGCCGCATTGATGCTGTGAACGATGTCGAAGATCTGCCGCACGATCCGCGGCGCCAGACCCAGGGAGGGCTCATCGAGCAACAGCAGCGCCGGGCGCGCCATGAGCGCGCGTGCAATCACCAGCATCTGCTGCTCACCGCCGGACAGCGTCCTCGCCGGCTGGGCGAACCGATCGCGCAGGATCGGGAAGTGGGTCAGGACCCGATCGAGGTCGTCGCGCACACCGCCCCGGTCGCGCCGCGTGTAGGCACCCATGCGGAGGTTCTCGCCCACGGTCAGGTCGGGGAAGACCAGGCGGCCCTCGGGGACGTGCCCTATACCCGAGGCGACGATGCGGTCGGGGGGCAGGCCGTCGATTCGCGCTCCCCGGAATCGCACGGTGCCCGACCGCGGTCGCAGCAGGCCCGAGATGACCCGCAGCGCCGTGGTCTTCCCGGCCCCGTTGCCTCCCAAGAGGGCTACGATCTCGCCCTCATGCACGGCCATCGAGACCTCTGCGAGGACCACCACGGCGCCGTAGGCGGCGGTGACCGCTTCCAGGTCAAGCACGGGCAGCCTCCCCCAGATAGGCCTCGATAACCGCGGGATCAGAGCGCACCACGTGCGGACGACCTGAGGCAATGAGCTGACCAAAGTTCAGCACGACGATGTGGTCACAGATGTCCATGACCAGCGCCATGTCGTGCTCCACCAACAGCATCGCGCATCCGTATCGATCCCTGATGCGTTGAAGTAGCGCGCCCAGTTCCTGGCTCTCCTCCGGGGCCAACCCAGCCGCCGGCTCGTCAAGGAGCAGCAGCCGGGGGAGCGAGACCAGCGCCCGGGCCAGGTCCACGCGCTTCTGGACAGCAAAGGGCAGTGCGCTGACGGGAAAGGACTCGACAGGCTCGAGCCCGAGCAGGGAGGCGACTTCACGAACCCGGTCCCGCATTTTCCGCTGTTCTCTTCGGGCCTGCGGCAGCATTAGCGCGTTGGCCAGGAGCCCAGCGCGTGCTACGGCGTGCAGTCCCACGAGCATGGTGTCCTGCACGGTCATGGTGCTGAACAGCACCACCCCCTGGAATGTGCGTCCGATACCGTACCCGACGATCTCGTGGGGCGATGCAGCCAGAATCTCGCGCCCGTCAAAGCGGATCGACCCCGCCTCCGGCTCGACGAATCGGCTGACAGCATTCAGCAGCGTCGTCTTCCCCGCCCCGTTGGGTCCGATCAGCCCGACGATCTGCCCCTCGGGCACGTCGAATCCGACCCGGTCCAACGCCAGCAGTCCGCCGAAGCGCACGGTCAGGTCGCGGATCTCAAGGCGCGGCATGACCGACCTCCTCGCGCGTCTCGCCCGAAGGCCGGGCGGGAATTAGGCGCCGGAGCCCGGGCAGGCTGCCCGGCACCCTCCAGAGCCCGCCAGGCAGGAAGATGACCATCAGCACCAGGGCGAGCCCGTAGACGACCTGGCGGAGATCCCGCACGGCCCCCAGCGCCTGGAAACCCACGGTCAGGACCAGGGCGCCCACGATCGAGCCCGGGATCGAGGCCAGGCCGCCGATCACGATCACGCTGAGGAGAAAGATCGAGATAGACAGGTTGAAGTCGAACGGGCTGATGAACCCGACCACGTGGCCGTAGAGCGATCCTGCGATCCCCGCGTAGAAGGCGCTGATAGCGAACGCGAGGGTCTTATAGCGTGACAGGCTGATCCCCGAAGCCTGGGCCGCGGGTTCGCTGTCGCGCAGGGCCACAAAGGCACGGCCGACCGGGCCGCGCAGGAGGTTGGCCGCCAGCATCGCCATCCCCACCAGGACAGCCACTGCCAGGTAGTACAGGGCGGCATCGCCGGTCAGCGTCCAGGGGCCAAACGATGGTGGCGGAGGCTTGATCCCCATGTAGCCGCCGGTCACCGGCTCCCACTTGACCAGGATCTGGGAGACCGCGGTCCCGAATCCCAGGGTGGCAATGGCCAGGTAGGGACCGGAAAGGCGCAACGCCGGCACGCCCAGCAGCCATCCGACGCAGCCGGCAGCCAGGGCAGCAGCCGGCAGAGCGAGCCAGAATGGCCAGCCCAGCCTGATAACCAAGATGGCCGAGAGGTAGGCCCCGATCCCCATGAAGCCAGCATGCCCGATGGAGATCTGTCCGGCATACCCGGTCAACAGATTCAGGCCAATCGTGGCGATGGCCCAGATCGTCCCCAGGGTGAGGATGTAGAGGAAATAGCCTGGAATCAGCACCGGCGCTGTCACCACAGCCGCCGCCGTCGCGGCGGCCAGCCACAGGCGAGCAGAAGGCCACAGCTTCATACGCGTTTTCTCACCGCCTGCCCGAGCAATCCCTGGGGGCGGATGGCGAGCACCAGGACGATCAGCAGGAACGCGAACGTGGCTTTCAACTCAATTGAGATGAAGGCCCCCACCAGATTCTCAAGAATCCCAAGACAGAGGCCGCCGAGAACGGCTCCGGGGAGGCTCGTCAGCCCGCCCAGCACCGCGGCTGCGAATCCCTTGATGAGGAGGTCCACCATGCGGTTGGGTTCGAGGAATAGCGCGGGCGTGGCCAGGACTCCGGCCACCGCTCCGAGCCCGACCCCGATGCCCCAGCTGACGGCGAACACGCGGTTCACAGGGATACCCATCAGCAAGGCCGCTGTGCGGTTGGAGATTGTCGCCCGCATGGCAATCCCCAGCGTGGAGTATCTAAAGAAGAGGTAGAGGACGGCGGCCAGGCCCAGGCTCACGGCAAGGTTTAAGACTTGATCGAGGGGAACCAGAATGTTACCGGCCCGCAACGGCGGGCCGGTAACGGCATAGGGGAAACTCTTCACGTCGTGGCCCCAGACTAGGCCGGCAACGCCGTTGAGGATCAGGGCGAGACCCAGCGTAGCGACAACCAGACCGAGCACGGTGGCCCGCCGGTCGCGCGCCGGCCGCATCACCACGCGCTCGATGAGGACGCCGAGCAGCACGGCGAAGGCCAGCGCGCCGGCAAACGCCAGCATCGTGGGCCAGCCCAGCTGAACGAGCAGCGCGTACGCTACGAACGTGCTGATCATGGCCATATCGCCGTGGCCGAAGTTCACGATGTCAGTGGTCTTGTAGATGAGCGCCAGCCCCAGCGCCATCAGGCCGTACAGCGCGCCCGCGCTCACACCGCCTGCGAGGAGATCTACAAGGAGGCGCATCAAACCCGTTCACCTAGTACGTGGACGGGCAGGATCTCGACCATGAAAGCAAGCGCCTCGTTGAGCCGGCTGAACGATACCTCGCGGCCCGACTGGACGTGACGGATGGTGCCGTACCAGGAGGACGCAGACGCGCCCGGCGAGGTCCCTTCGACGAAACGGATGACGAAAGACGTGACGCGCCTCGGTCCGCCCCCAGGAGGTCGGCGACCGGCCCGACGGGAAGCCATAACGCACCTAGCGTACTACGGCGCCGCTTCAGCGTCGTTACGCAGCCGCTACAGGGAACGGGTTGCCTGGCCTGGCAGGGCGCTAGACGCGTCCCGTTGTCGGGCGATGGCGTCGCGCAGCGCCACGGTGCGTGGGGAAGGCATCACCCCAAGGTCCTGGGCGAGGCGGGTGGCGCATCGCTGATAGATGCGCATGGCCAGGGCGCGGTTCCCCTGCTCCGCGTGACAGCGCATCAGGAGGTAGTACGCATCCTCCCAGCATGGATCTCGTTCCAGGATCTGCTGGCACAGGTGGACGGCTTCGTCGTAGCGCCGCCGGTCCGTAAGGAATTCCGCCACCCGGACCCCTGCCGACAGGTAGAGTGACAGCAGCCGCTCCCGTTCGTCGGCCGCCCAGTCCTCATAGGCGCAGTCGGCCAGGAAGTCGCCCTGATAGAGTCGGAGGGCCCTGCGGTACTCTTCGAGAGCTGCATCCGGGTCACGGGCCTCCATGCCCCGGGCCCGCTCGACGAGCCGCGTGAACTCGTCCGCGTCGACTCGGAGGTCGATCTCTGGATTGAGCCATAGAGCCTTCCCGTCGGACAGCACAGCCGAGGATAGATCGTCTCCGGGCCGGTCTGGCTGCTCCAGGCGCAGGACGCGCTTCGCGGCCGCGAGTGTGACTCTCAGCCGGGCCGAGGCTTCCCTGGGCGTAGCCTCTGGCCACAGGGCGGCGGCCGCCTGCTCCCGCCGGACCCGCCGGCCCTTGTGGCACAGCAGGATCTGGAAGAGGCGCAGCGCCTTCTCCCGGCCCCAGGCCGACCTGGGGATCTCGCGGTCGCCCAGCCAGATGCGGAACTCTCCCAGCGCTTGTACGTGGATAGACGAAGCCCTTGGTACCCGTCCTTCAGAGAGCCGGACCCACCAGGGACGTCGCTCCGGGGTTCCCGTTGCCTCCGGGTGCCGCTCAACCAGCTTCTGCAGCAGGCGTGCGGCGTAGTTGTTCTCCACACCCCGCTCCCGCGCCCGCCGTAGCACTTCCAATCCCTCGCGCAGAGGATTTGGACCGAGCAGCGTCTGCTCCAGGAAGAGGAACTCGTAGCCCTGTGCCGCTGACGCCGCGAGGATCCGCGCGCAGGCATCGTCGAAGCGTGACCAGTCGGGATGGCGGCAGGCCAGAACCGCCTGCCAGAGGGCTGCCACCGCAGGACCGAAGAAGTCGCCACAGCTACGGCCGATCGTTTCTGCCTCGGTCAGCCAGGCCGCGGCCTCCGCGTGGCCGCAGGTCACGGCAGCGCCGCCGAGGGCGAGCCGGACAATCCCTGCCAGGTAGGCGTCGCCGGCGTCGGCGAGGATGGCCAGGGCGGCGTGGGCATCCCGTTCTGCCAAGGCGAAGTCGCCCAGCCGACATCCGGCGATGGTGCGACCCATCAGCGACTCGACCTTGAACCGCTCGACGCCGATGCGCTCAGCCACCTCCAGCGAGCGCCGGTAGCAGTCCAGCGCGCGTCCGATGTCGGCATCAGGGCCTGCCAGCCAGGCGTGGCCGAGGCGGGAGAGCGCCACGCACTCGACGATCGGGGACCGGAGCTCGCGCCCCACCTGTAATCCCCACTCGGCATAGCGACGCGCAGCCTCGCCGTCCCCGCACAGTGCGCACACCCACGCCAGGAGTACGGCGGGCTCTCTGTGCGAGCGCGGCATGCGGGGCTGGCCCACCCCCCATGGATCATCGCGCAGATCGCGTTCGAGAACCTCCCGAGCCGCCTCCAGCCGGCCTGTCCGGACGGTATGGCGGATCTCGATACCGGTCGGCACCGGGCACTCGCCGTATCTCTTTATCGCCCCCAGCAACCGTGCCGCCTGTGGGAGCCGGCCCTGGTTGATCCGGTTCTCAGCCAAGAGGCTCAACAGAAGCGGCTTCATGTCAGGAGCTGCCCGCCTGACCAGCCGGCGAGCCTCCTGCAGCAGCGGCTCGGCCCGCACCGGCTGGACGGTGTCGAGATACACAAGGGCATGCCCCTGCCGTGCCCGCGCCTGTGCCACAGGATCCCCCGACGCCTGCGCCGCCCTGTAAGCCGCTTCGTAGTGAGAGACAGCCTCCTGGTAGCGGCTGGTGAGCCGGTAGGCGTCACCGCGGCTGATTCCCAGTTCCGGGTAGCCCGCCAGCACCGACTCCGGCAGGCGGTCAAGCCACGACGCCAGAGTTTCGTACCGGCCGGCCTGAATCATACCTGAGGCGATGCTGGCCAGCAGCTCGGCAGCCGCACCATGCTCTCCGGCCTGCAGGAGGTGGTGGATGGCCTCGTCACGTTCTCCCCGCCGCCGGTAGAACGCGGCGGCGCGGCGATGGAGCACGCCTCTCTGTTCCTCACCCACACTCCTGATCAGGAAATCCTGGAACAGGTGATGGTAGCGGTAGCTCCCGTTGCCGAGGTGGATCACGAACAGGGAGTGGTCGTCCAGATATTGAAGCGTCGAGGCACTGTCGGGACGGCCCAGGACCTCGTCACAGACCTCCGCATCGAGCCGCCTGAGCACCGACGTCCCGACCAGGAAGTCCCGAATCTCGGTCGGCTGACCCATCAGGACGTCTTCGGCGAGGTAGACGAACAGACCGGGCAGCGAGTCGGGGAGCCGCCCCAGCAGCCGGTCCACTCCCCTAGCGCCCGTGCGCTGAAGATGCTGGCAAACCATCAGCAGCGCAATCGCCCATCCCTCGGTCTCGGCAACCAGCGCCTGGGCGTGCTCCGCCGACAGCCTGATGCTGACGCGGCGATCAATCAGCTCGGCGACCTCGTCGGGCGTGAAGGCCAGATCGTCCCGACCAATCTCCAGGACATCGCCTCGGGCCCTCCACCGGGCCAGGCGCGACAGACGAGGGCTGTGGCGGGTGACCAGCACCACGTGCAGGCTGGGCGGCATGTGCTCGATCAGGCGCTCCACGATGGCCTGCACCTGCGGCCGGTCCACCAGATGGTAGTCATCTAAGACAAACACGGTGTCTTGTTCCAGATGATCCAGGAGGTCGTTGACCAGAGCGTCCACAGCCGGCGCCCACAGTTTCGCTGCGCCGCCCTCCTGCTCGAGCAGCGACAGCGCCGTCCGCCCGCACGCGGGGAGCCTGGCGCGGAACGCCGCGATGAGATGGAGGAGAAAGAGCAGCGGGTCCGCGTCGGCTTCGGAGAGGCTGTACCAGAAGTACGGCCTGGGCGAAGCGCACAGATGAACCGCCACAGCCGTGCTCTTTCCGTAGCCGGCGTCGGCCTTAATCACCGTCAGTGGGACGTCCAGCATGCGACGCAGACGGTCAGCAAGCGCTGGCCGCGCAATGAGATCACCCCGCACCCGCGGGGGGATCAGCCTGGTCCGAACAACCAGGTCGCTGGCCCGCATATGGCGTGCTCGATCTGCCTCCCCTCTGCTGGTCCGGTAGGACGGGAAGCCTGTGCGCGCGTGGTTTTCTCCGAGGAGAACCGTCCTCCCTCCGCCTCCAGGTGCCTGCAGCACTTTCGCCATCTGGCGCGGGGTGGGGATGAACTGTCACAACTAGCCGGGCAGGAGTGAAGCGGCTGTCTGGGAGCTCGGCAAGTCCGCACCGTCCTGCTCTTCGGCGGCGAGAGAGCCAGCGCCGACTACAGTGGGCCCCAGGTAGACGTCCTGGTGATCCAGCCCTGGATTTAGGACACCGTGCTCTCCCCGCCCTCCCAGGCTCCCACAGGGGTGTGAGGGAAGGCACGCCGGTGGGTGCGGAGATGCCATCGAGCTAGGTTCGCAGGACCGCAGCGCGGTAATGGCCGCACCAACCAGATAAGGTCCTCGCCTTACTATCCGCGCCCTAGATGGATAAGGTCTTTTTACTGTCTACGCCCTAAACGGATCAGCTCCCCGTCCGATATACCGTCATCCCAACGGGCTATAGTCTACCAAAGGAGCAAGTTGCGTGCAGACGGGGTGAACGCGTGAGGATCTCGCGACGGACTTTCGTAAAGGGGGCGGCTGCGGCCGGTGGGGCGGCC is a window of Armatimonadota bacterium DNA encoding:
- a CDS encoding branched-chain amino acid ABC transporter permease, which produces MSAGALYGLMALGLALIYKTTDIVNFGHGDMAMISTFVAYALLVQLGWPTMLAFAGALAFAVLLGVLIERVVMRPARDRRATVLGLVVATLGLALILNGVAGLVWGHDVKSFPYAVTGPPLRAGNILVPLDQVLNLAVSLGLAAVLYLFFRYSTLGIAMRATISNRTAALLMGIPVNRVFAVSWGIGVGLGAVAGVLATPALFLEPNRMVDLLIKGFAAAVLGGLTSLPGAVLGGLCLGILENLVGAFISIELKATFAFLLIVLVLAIRPQGLLGQAVRKRV
- a CDS encoding BTAD domain-containing putative transcriptional regulator, translating into MRASDLVVRTRLIPPRVRGDLIARPALADRLRRMLDVPLTVIKADAGYGKSTAVAVHLCASPRPYFWYSLSEADADPLLFLLHLIAAFRARLPACGRTALSLLEQEGGAAKLWAPAVDALVNDLLDHLEQDTVFVLDDYHLVDRPQVQAIVERLIEHMPPSLHVVLVTRHSPRLSRLARWRARGDVLEIGRDDLAFTPDEVAELIDRRVSIRLSAEHAQALVAETEGWAIALLMVCQHLQRTGARGVDRLLGRLPDSLPGLFVYLAEDVLMGQPTEIRDFLVGTSVLRRLDAEVCDEVLGRPDSASTLQYLDDHSLFVIHLGNGSYRYHHLFQDFLIRSVGEEQRGVLHRRAAAFYRRRGERDEAIHHLLQAGEHGAAAELLASIASGMIQAGRYETLASWLDRLPESVLAGYPELGISRGDAYRLTSRYQEAVSHYEAAYRAAQASGDPVAQARARQGHALVYLDTVQPVRAEPLLQEARRLVRRAAPDMKPLLLSLLAENRINQGRLPQAARLLGAIKRYGECPVPTGIEIRHTVRTGRLEAAREVLERDLRDDPWGVGQPRMPRSHREPAVLLAWVCALCGDGEAARRYAEWGLQVGRELRSPIVECVALSRLGHAWLAGPDADIGRALDCYRRSLEVAERIGVERFKVESLMGRTIAGCRLGDFALAERDAHAALAILADAGDAYLAGIVRLALGGAAVTCGHAEAAAWLTEAETIGRSCGDFFGPAVAALWQAVLACRHPDWSRFDDACARILAASAAQGYEFLFLEQTLLGPNPLREGLEVLRRARERGVENNYAARLLQKLVERHPEATGTPERRPWWVRLSEGRVPRASSIHVQALGEFRIWLGDREIPRSAWGREKALRLFQILLCHKGRRVRREQAAAALWPEATPREASARLRVTLAAAKRVLRLEQPDRPGDDLSSAVLSDGKALWLNPEIDLRVDADEFTRLVERARGMEARDPDAALEEYRRALRLYQGDFLADCAYEDWAADERERLLSLYLSAGVRVAEFLTDRRRYDEAVHLCQQILERDPCWEDAYYLLMRCHAEQGNRALAMRIYQRCATRLAQDLGVMPSPRTVALRDAIARQRDASSALPGQATRSL
- a CDS encoding ABC transporter ATP-binding protein — translated: MPRLEIRDLTVRFGGLLALDRVGFDVPEGQIVGLIGPNGAGKTTLLNAVSRFVEPEAGSIRFDGREILAASPHEIVGYGIGRTFQGVVLFSTMTVQDTMLVGLHAVARAGLLANALMLPQARREQRKMRDRVREVASLLGLEPVESFPVSALPFAVQKRVDLARALVSLPRLLLLDEPAAGLAPEESQELGALLQRIRDRYGCAMLLVEHDMALVMDICDHIVVLNFGQLIASGRPHVVRSDPAVIEAYLGEAARA
- a CDS encoding ABC transporter ATP-binding protein, whose translation is MLDLEAVTAAYGAVVVLAEVSMAVHEGEIVALLGGNGAGKTTALRVISGLLRPRSGTVRFRGARIDGLPPDRIVASGIGHVPEGRLVFPDLTVGENLRMGAYTRRDRGGVRDDLDRVLTHFPILRDRFAQPARTLSGGEQQMLVIARALMARPALLLLDEPSLGLAPRIVRQIFDIVHSINAAGTTVLMVEQNAYLALGLASRAYVLQKGRIRLSGPVADLRRNPEVERLYLGR
- a CDS encoding branched-chain amino acid ABC transporter permease, translated to MKLWPSARLWLAAATAAAVVTAPVLIPGYFLYILTLGTIWAIATIGLNLLTGYAGQISIGHAGFMGIGAYLSAILVIRLGWPFWLALPAAALAAGCVGWLLGVPALRLSGPYLAIATLGFGTAVSQILVKWEPVTGGYMGIKPPPPSFGPWTLTGDAALYYLAVAVLVGMAMLAANLLRGPVGRAFVALRDSEPAAQASGISLSRYKTLAFAISAFYAGIAGSLYGHVVGFISPFDFNLSISIFLLSVIVIGGLASIPGSIVGALVLTVGFQALGAVRDLRQVVYGLALVLMVIFLPGGLWRVPGSLPGLRRLIPARPSGETREEVGHAAP